Proteins co-encoded in one Pieris napi chromosome 10, ilPieNapi1.2, whole genome shotgun sequence genomic window:
- the LOC125053113 gene encoding delta(7)-sterol 5(6)-desaturase erg32-like, which yields MVTKLSQTSINGISNNVHSKKVEKSVKNWDPITEGLKWIDQHAELAEKYFEKLPNFLSTIIATFAIFTFGCTLRGEWVIILVSALKQISGHSQSERNVTTAEVFDLLTLKNLKMENFSVFFIGAHIVSYTTYFVLGGFLHWYYYTKRRHVAHEWKLQPNKWLSPELERHEIKVGVISLFVTGSFSAFLATYISNGNPSTVYFQFDEYGWAWLFLQFPVIFLYQDFTTYFLHRMYHTRWLYKHFHKLHHTYKQPTAFSATAIHPIEIFHVQLTACLPLFTIPVHWAPFYVIALYTYYYGIIDHTGINFKAPWWQPWLPDAEFHDKHHEIFHCNFGFNMFLWDKWFGTLRKPDRVYSEETFHGQAPLIDTDEAKRILDADPELKEELLSTLSSKKSE from the exons ATGGTTACAAAACTGAGCCAAACGTCGATAAATGGCATATCAAATAACGTTCATTCAAAGAAGGTAGAAAAAAGTGTAAAGAACTGGGACCCCATTACAGAGGGGCTGAAATGGATCGACCAACACGCCGAGTTAGCCGAGAAGTATTTTGAAAAGTTACCAAATTTTCTAAGCACAATTATTGCGACATTTGCCATTTTTACGTTTGGTTGTACTTTAAGAG GAGAATGGGTGATAATATTAGTATCAGCCCTGAAGCAGATATCTGGCCACTCCCAGAGTGAGCGTAATGTCACCACGGCAGAAGTCTTTGACCTATTGACCTTAAAGAACTTAAAGATGGAGAACTTCTCTGTCTTCTTCATCGGGGCACACATCGTGTCCTATACCACATACTTCGTTTTAGGGGGATTTTTACAC TGGTACTACTACACGAAACGACGTCATGTCGCTCACGAGTGGAAGCTGCAGCCAAACAAATGGTTATCGCCAGAGCTGGAGCGCCATGAGataaag GTCGGCGTGATATCCCTCTTCGTAACAGGCTCTTTCTCTGCTTTTCTGGCGACGTACATCTCTAACGGAAACCCGTCCACGGTGTACTTCCAGTTTGACGAGTATGGCTGGGCCTGGTTGTTCCTGCAGTTTCcggttatatttctttatcag gACTTCACGACATACTTCCTGCACCGTATGTACCACACGCGGTGGCTTTATAAACACTTCCACAAGCTGCATCACACGTACAAGCAGCCGACAGCGTTCTCTGCCACCGCCATTCATCCAATAGAGATTTTTCATGTGCAGCTAACAGCCTGCCTTCCGCTGTTTACCATACCAGTGCACTGGG caCCCTTCTACGTAATAGCTCTCTACACTTATTACTACGGAATCATAGACCACACTGGTATCAACTTCAAAGCTCCGTGGTGGCAACCCTGGCTACCAGATGCGGAATTCCATGACAAGCACCATGAGATATTTCACTGCAACTTTGGCTTCAACATGTTTCTTTGGGATAag TGGTTTGGAACACTAAGAAAACCTGATCGTGTCTATTCTGAAGAGACTTTCCATGGACAGGCGCCTCTAATCGACACAGACGAGGCAAAAAGAATCCTGGACGCCGATCCTGAGCTGAAGGAGGAACTCTTGTCAACTCTCAGTTCTAAGAAATCtgaataa